The following coding sequences are from one Bacteroidota bacterium window:
- a CDS encoding class I SAM-dependent DNA methyltransferase: protein MAIKKSELYSSLWASCDELRGGIDPSQYKDYILVLLFVKYVSDKYSGDADAIIEIPEGGSFKDMQALKGNKDIGNQINIIIGVLAGANDLKGVIDVADFADDDKLGKGKEMVDKLTNLISIFENPALDFSKNRAGGDDILGDAFEYLMKNFATESGKSKGQFYTPSEVSRVMAKVLSIQNATNKTTFYDPTCGSGSLLLKALDKADGKGTIYGQEKDVATAALARMNMILHGQEAIEIHRGQSTLSDPFFKDGNGHLKTLLIAVILFHLSVIAKVVPYDIAWGGRLESDSEMYI, encoded by the coding sequence ATGGCAATCAAAAAATCAGAATTATACAGTTCCCTTTGGGCGAGTTGTGACGAGTTAAGAGGTGGAATAGATCCAAGCCAATACAAGGATTATATTCTTGTGTTGTTGTTTGTGAAATATGTTTCCGACAAATATTCTGGTGATGCTGATGCAATTATTGAAATACCAGAAGGTGGTAGTTTCAAAGATATGCAAGCGTTGAAAGGCAATAAAGACATCGGTAATCAAATCAACATAATTATTGGAGTATTGGCTGGTGCTAATGATTTAAAAGGTGTGATTGATGTAGCCGACTTTGCCGATGATGACAAATTGGGCAAAGGCAAAGAAATGGTGGACAAGCTCACCAACTTGATTTCCATTTTTGAAAACCCTGCCCTCGACTTTAGTAAAAACCGAGCAGGTGGTGACGATATTTTAGGCGATGCTTTTGAATACCTGATGAAAAACTTTGCTACCGAAAGCGGAAAAAGCAAAGGGCAATTTTATACGCCAAGTGAAGTAAGCCGTGTAATGGCAAAAGTGCTGAGCATTCAAAATGCAACCAACAAAACTACTTTTTATGACCCTACCTGCGGTTCGGGTTCTTTGCTATTAAAAGCATTGGACAAAGCCGATGGCAAAGGCACTATTTACGGACAAGAGAAAGATGTGGCAACTGCTGCCTTGGCTCGTATGAATATGATTTTGCACGGGCAGGAAGCTATTGAAATACACCGAGGACAAAGCACCCTTTCGGACCCGTTTTTTAAAGACGGTAATGGGCATTTAAAAACATTACTAATTGCAGTAATTCTGTTTCACCTATCGGTAATTGCTAAGGTTGTTCCCTATGACATAGCTTGGGGCGGGCGGCTTGAAAGTGATTCTGAAATGTATATTTGA
- a CDS encoding class I SAM-dependent RNA methyltransferase, whose translation MNNNIKMVAKTLSGLEDVMVAELENLGATEVVKANRAVSFEGSMKTLYEVNYLCRTALRVLIPITTFKVNDQQELYDEIGKIDWATYIEENDTIAVDSVANASVFTNSMFVSMKVKDAIVDQFRNKTGVRPSVYTQDPDLRINIHIYKDDCTVSLDSSGSSLHKRGYRLESNKAPLNEVLGAGLVLLSGWDKESNFVDPMCGSGTLLTEAAMYAKNIPPGYFRKTYSFMYWKGEYAYDEKLWNEIVATAEKNIVPLKAIMVGSDSAKSSIAIAKSNLKSAGVREDITIQNQLFQDSTAPDGTGVVIMNPPYGERLDKDDVEVLYKDMGDTLKTKYQGYDAWIISSNMEAIKKIGLKASKKIVIYNGPLECRFLKYEMYRGTKRVFVDGVEVK comes from the coding sequence ATGAACAATAATATAAAAATGGTAGCCAAAACCTTATCAGGGCTTGAGGATGTAATGGTTGCGGAGCTTGAGAACTTAGGGGCTACAGAAGTGGTGAAGGCCAATAGGGCTGTATCGTTCGAGGGCAGCATGAAAACATTATATGAAGTAAATTATTTGTGTCGCACTGCGTTGCGGGTGCTTATTCCTATTACTACTTTTAAAGTAAACGACCAGCAAGAACTGTATGACGAGATTGGCAAAATAGACTGGGCCACTTATATAGAAGAGAACGACACCATAGCCGTAGACAGTGTGGCCAATGCTTCGGTATTTACCAATAGTATGTTTGTGAGCATGAAGGTGAAGGATGCTATTGTGGATCAGTTTAGAAATAAAACAGGGGTTCGTCCCTCAGTATATACACAAGACCCAGACCTCCGAATTAATATACATATATATAAAGACGATTGCACTGTGAGCTTGGATAGTTCGGGCAGTTCGCTGCACAAACGTGGCTATAGATTGGAGAGCAATAAAGCACCATTGAACGAAGTACTGGGTGCAGGATTGGTATTATTAAGCGGTTGGGATAAGGAAAGTAATTTCGTAGACCCTATGTGTGGTTCGGGAACTTTACTAACTGAAGCTGCAATGTATGCTAAAAATATTCCACCAGGATATTTTCGTAAAACATATAGTTTTATGTACTGGAAAGGCGAATATGCGTATGATGAAAAATTATGGAATGAAATAGTTGCAACTGCTGAAAAGAATATAGTTCCATTGAAAGCTATAATGGTAGGAAGTGATAGTGCGAAATCTAGTATCGCTATTGCCAAAAGTAATTTAAAATCGGCAGGAGTGAGGGAGGATATAACCATACAAAATCAATTGTTTCAAGACAGCACAGCTCCCGATGGCACAGGTGTAGTAATAATGAACCCGCCCTATGGCGAACGCTTAGATAAAGATGATGTAGAAGTGTTATATAAAGATATGGGCGATACGCTTAAAACAAAATACCAAGGTTATGATGCTTGGATTATATCGAGCAATATGGAAGCGATAAAAAAGATAGGATTAAAAGCTTCAAAAAAAATTGTTATATATAATGGTCCCCTGGAATGTAGGTTCTTGAAATATGAAATGTATAGGGGAACGAAGAGGGTGTTTGTGGATGGGGTGGAGGTGAAGTAG
- a CDS encoding WG repeat-containing protein, with amino-acid sequence MKNILAAILLYCSFGTAAQTGTIERCELSYDSVGYCIDGKIVIDYIYQQGSEFYGDAAAVMNRRHKCALINKEGKEITAFIYDELVSCYYFPTYFAYKLGNYVGLIDDKGKEVFPFKYDSKYFQWDFQVDGGAAYYDSSNIFVFAQNGRYAALNCFGKPITDFIYDHIDVNYMWYVDKKVAEVIVVKKNGKVKLMHTNGKIEDKYQYDAFLGFWGHDCVFRKGKKIKFFNAETWRIVKTHLDEDGFITARIFEAEENGKKGLVDSIGRIIIPIIYDGIQSIQIPKDISKFIIAVQNNNKWGVRSGEDKELISMLYDEVSSICFGVQNMIKVKQNEKWAMFDMGTKLSEFKYDNMGCQSDKSAYIEIGDKKGELFFDGKEVWK; translated from the coding sequence ATGAAAAATATATTAGCTGCCATTTTATTATACTGTTCTTTTGGAACTGCCGCACAAACTGGCACAATTGAACGTTGCGAGCTCAGCTACGACTCTGTTGGTTATTGCATTGATGGGAAAATAGTGATTGACTATATTTATCAGCAAGGTTCAGAATTTTATGGTGATGCTGCCGCAGTAATGAACCGCCGACACAAATGTGCTTTGATTAATAAAGAAGGAAAGGAAATTACGGCTTTTATTTATGATGAGTTGGTGTCTTGTTATTATTTCCCAACTTACTTTGCATACAAGCTGGGCAACTATGTGGGCTTAATTGATGACAAAGGGAAGGAAGTTTTCCCTTTCAAATATGATTCAAAATATTTCCAATGGGACTTTCAAGTGGATGGTGGAGCTGCGTATTATGATAGCAGCAATATTTTTGTCTTTGCACAAAATGGAAGATATGCAGCATTGAATTGTTTTGGCAAACCCATCACCGATTTTATTTATGACCATATAGATGTAAATTATATGTGGTATGTGGATAAAAAAGTAGCTGAAGTGATTGTTGTAAAAAAGAATGGAAAGGTAAAATTGATGCATACCAACGGAAAAATTGAGGACAAATACCAGTACGATGCCTTTCTGGGTTTTTGGGGACACGACTGTGTGTTTAGGAAAGGCAAGAAAATTAAATTTTTCAATGCCGAAACTTGGCGTATCGTAAAAACCCATCTAGATGAAGATGGCTTTATCACTGCAAGGATTTTTGAAGCAGAAGAAAATGGTAAAAAAGGTTTGGTTGATAGCATTGGCAGAATAATCATTCCTATTATATATGATGGCATACAAAGTATTCAAATTCCAAAGGATATCAGTAAATTTATTATCGCAGTTCAAAATAACAATAAATGGGGAGTACGATCGGGCGAAGACAAAGAACTTATTTCGATGCTTTATGATGAAGTAAGTTCTATATGTTTTGGCGTTCAAAATATGATAAAAGTAAAACAAAATGAAAAATGGGCTATGTTTGATATGGGCACAAAACTATCTGAATTCAAATATGATAATATGGGTTGCCAAAGTGACAAATCGGCCTATATAGAAATAGGTGATAAAAAAGGCGAATTGTTTTTTGATGGGAAAGAGGTTTGGAAATAG
- a CDS encoding sodium:proton antiporter, which produces MNIYFAITMLICLSAGFAYINQKVLKLPFVIGLFLLSTILSIIALSTRFWLNLPYEHIKLAIANAQIDRIILDVLLGFLLFAGAMHTNWKGLKKQIKPIALFSLAGVLVSTIIIAVLFYGISQLFQVQIDFIYCLLFGALISPTDPIAVMGILAKANVPKETSEKIVGESLFNDGVGVVVFIALLDTFNSGNFSFSQFGLLFLQEAVGGIVAGLILGYCLHLFLKSIDHYETEILLTLAFVMGGFALCNYIHISGALAMVVSGLMVGNFNKDLAMSDTTQEYVQKFWELIDVILNAILFILIAFVLIVIDFKSYYIVLGFISIFIVLLSRAIIVYFPHLLFPKLLKLNNQEAKLITWGGLRGGLSLALVLSLPDTETKNILLIATYFCVLFSILVQGLTIERMAKTG; this is translated from the coding sequence ATGAATATATACTTTGCTATAACTATGCTTATTTGCCTTTCCGCAGGCTTTGCTTACATTAATCAAAAGGTATTAAAACTTCCCTTTGTTATTGGTTTGTTTTTACTTTCTACTATTTTATCTATTATAGCTTTAAGTACCAGATTTTGGTTAAACTTGCCCTACGAGCATATTAAATTAGCCATTGCCAATGCACAAATTGATCGGATAATTTTAGATGTTTTGCTGGGTTTTTTATTATTCGCAGGTGCCATGCACACTAATTGGAAGGGCTTAAAAAAGCAAATTAAACCTATAGCATTATTTTCTTTAGCAGGTGTGTTGGTATCAACCATAATTATTGCAGTTTTATTTTACGGTATATCACAACTATTTCAGGTGCAAATAGATTTTATTTATTGCTTGCTATTTGGAGCATTAATTTCTCCTACTGATCCCATTGCAGTAATGGGCATTCTAGCCAAGGCAAATGTGCCTAAAGAAACATCGGAAAAAATTGTTGGCGAAAGCCTATTTAATGACGGTGTTGGTGTTGTGGTATTTATTGCATTATTAGATACTTTTAATTCAGGCAATTTTAGCTTTTCACAGTTCGGACTTTTATTTCTTCAAGAAGCAGTTGGCGGAATTGTAGCGGGATTAATTTTGGGTTATTGCTTGCATTTGTTTTTAAAATCGATCGACCATTATGAAACAGAAATATTATTGACGCTTGCTTTTGTAATGGGAGGTTTTGCTTTGTGTAACTACATTCATATTTCGGGGGCATTGGCCATGGTGGTATCGGGGCTCATGGTTGGCAACTTTAATAAAGACCTTGCCATGAGCGACACGACACAGGAATACGTACAAAAGTTTTGGGAGTTGATAGACGTTATATTAAATGCCATTCTCTTTATATTAATTGCATTTGTATTGATCGTAATTGACTTTAAAAGTTATTATATAGTTTTAGGATTCATTTCCATTTTCATAGTTTTGCTTTCAAGAGCCATCATTGTGTATTTCCCGCATTTGTTATTTCCAAAACTTTTAAAGCTAAACAACCAAGAAGCCAAACTCATTACCTGGGGCGGTTTACGAGGTGGCCTTTCTTTAGCCTTGGTATTATCATTACCTGATACTGAGACAAAAAATATTCTTTTAATAGCCACCTATTTTTGTGTGCTGTTCAGTATTTTAGTACAAGGCTTAACCATTGAAAGAATGGCAAAAACTGGCTAA
- a CDS encoding T9SS type A sorting domain-containing protein, protein MIKSLSLLLITIISAPMFSQVSPPILPNTSAVVTCFPDTAGYKTITVGPTNRDYTDLQKAINAANLGTIIVLDAGEIFKGGFTLPKKTLGTGWIIITSSRMDLLSGDEIRVSPTAATGNATYTTQASAMAKIITTNTSGIPCFVTQTNAHHYRFVGLEITADVAVVNSYGLINLGDGSSAQNSMSQVPEYFVIDRCYIHGHTQATIMKFGVRLDCANAAIIDSYISDFHSVGYDAQAISGVNGPGPFKIINNYLEASGENILFGGGAAAIAGLVPSDIEIRQNYFHKPWSWKVGHASYAGKHWTIKNIFELKTGKRVLFDGNILENSWADLPTGQSGYAILLTIRTEGGGSPQAEVSDITISNNIIKHVGAGITFAGTDGGAGIQSKRIKIYNNLFEDINGPTLGDANIYGPNDGTFIKFGQVHDVIIDHNTIFQTGAITWAFDTSSGFIYTNNISHSFVSTGGYQGIYGPGYQQGNATIAHYFPDITDANKRINKNVMIGGNANKYTNYNTSSMNYFPATASNVGFINYSNGITDYHNYALLTTSIYHNTATDNKDIGANFIIMDSAFQAKRDCISKTGIQIFSKRNSMHISVYPNPTKTNISIYTESNIGKSYYINDMSGKLILSGKITSSEFELNTELLNTGVYVLSIAFENEIVHEKVVVE, encoded by the coding sequence ATGATAAAATCTCTCTCCCTATTATTAATTACTATCATATCTGCACCTATGTTCTCGCAGGTAAGTCCTCCTATTTTGCCAAATACTTCTGCGGTTGTTACTTGTTTTCCTGACACAGCAGGATACAAAACAATTACTGTTGGGCCAACAAATAGAGATTATACTGATTTGCAAAAAGCAATCAATGCTGCCAATTTAGGAACTATTATAGTGTTGGATGCGGGCGAAATATTTAAAGGTGGTTTTACTTTACCTAAAAAAACGCTGGGCACAGGTTGGATTATTATAACAAGTTCGAGAATGGATTTGCTATCTGGCGATGAAATAAGAGTGAGCCCAACTGCTGCTACAGGCAATGCTACATATACAACACAAGCCAGTGCAATGGCAAAAATTATTACCACAAACACTTCCGGAATTCCATGTTTTGTTACCCAAACAAATGCACACCATTATAGATTTGTTGGCTTAGAAATTACTGCCGATGTGGCTGTGGTGAACAGTTATGGTTTGATAAATTTAGGCGATGGTTCTTCTGCACAAAATTCGATGAGCCAAGTGCCGGAATATTTTGTAATCGATAGATGCTATATACATGGCCATACGCAGGCTACTATAATGAAATTTGGCGTTCGCCTCGATTGTGCCAATGCCGCAATTATCGATTCTTATATATCCGATTTCCATAGCGTGGGTTATGATGCCCAAGCTATATCGGGTGTAAATGGGCCAGGACCTTTTAAAATTATCAATAACTATTTGGAAGCATCGGGCGAGAATATATTGTTTGGTGGTGGAGCTGCTGCAATTGCCGGACTTGTGCCTAGTGATATAGAAATTAGACAAAACTATTTTCACAAACCTTGGTCGTGGAAAGTGGGCCACGCAAGCTATGCAGGCAAGCATTGGACTATCAAAAATATATTTGAATTAAAAACAGGAAAGCGTGTTTTATTTGACGGAAATATATTAGAAAACTCGTGGGCGGATTTACCGACAGGCCAAAGTGGATATGCCATTTTGCTTACTATAAGAACGGAAGGTGGAGGTTCGCCACAAGCGGAAGTGAGTGATATAACGATTAGCAATAATATAATAAAACATGTGGGTGCAGGAATCACTTTTGCAGGCACTGATGGTGGTGCAGGCATACAATCGAAAAGAATAAAGATATATAATAATCTATTTGAAGATATTAATGGCCCCACATTGGGCGATGCAAATATATATGGCCCGAATGATGGTACTTTTATTAAATTTGGGCAAGTACACGATGTTATTATAGACCACAATACTATTTTTCAAACTGGAGCAATTACTTGGGCTTTTGATACAAGTAGCGGATTTATTTATACCAATAATATTTCCCATAGTTTTGTCTCCACTGGCGGATACCAAGGCATTTATGGGCCAGGCTATCAGCAGGGCAATGCGACTATCGCACATTACTTTCCTGATATTACCGATGCAAATAAAAGAATTAATAAAAATGTGATGATAGGTGGTAATGCAAATAAATATACTAACTATAATACTTCGAGTATGAATTACTTTCCGGCTACTGCTAGCAATGTTGGATTTATAAATTATTCAAATGGAATTACCGACTATCATAACTATGCTCTTTTAACAACCAGTATTTATCATAATACTGCTACTGATAATAAAGATATCGGTGCCAATTTTATCATAATGGATTCGGCCTTCCAAGCCAAGAGAGACTGCATTTCAAAAACAGGCATTCAAATATTTTCAAAAAGAAATTCAATGCACATTAGCGTTTATCCCAATCCTACAAAAACCAATATTTCTATCTATACCGAAAGCAATATTGGCAAAAGCTATTATATAAATGATATGAGCGGAAAACTAATTTTAAGCGGCAAGATTACAAGCAGTGAATTTGAATTAAATACTGAATTGCTTAACACTGGAGTATATGTTTTAAGTATTGCATTTGAAAATGAGATTGTGCATGAGAAGGTAGTTGTTGAATAA
- a CDS encoding Rieske (2Fe-2S) protein, whose protein sequence is MTDFSVDPDIAKAKTLHTDFYKRIEIFEQCKEKIFAPSWQFIGNTDLVPQHNDLFPFTLLENYLDEPLLLTKDKNNDIHLLSNVCTHRGNIIAEKPCAAAHLRCRYHGRKFDLNGKFMAMPEFKEVENFPCDDDNLTQLNIFKWSKFLFTTLNQKLVANIFLKDMIERVSWMPLDEFVFRPELS, encoded by the coding sequence ATGACTGATTTCTCTGTTGATCCTGATATTGCAAAAGCAAAAACCCTTCATACCGATTTCTACAAAAGGATAGAAATATTTGAGCAATGTAAAGAAAAAATATTTGCACCTTCCTGGCAGTTTATAGGGAATACTGACTTAGTTCCGCAACATAACGACCTCTTCCCTTTTACCCTGTTGGAAAATTATTTGGACGAACCATTATTACTTACAAAAGATAAGAATAATGATATACATTTATTGTCCAATGTATGCACGCATCGAGGAAATATAATTGCTGAAAAACCTTGTGCTGCTGCACATTTGCGTTGCAGGTATCATGGACGTAAATTTGATTTAAACGGAAAATTTATGGCGATGCCCGAGTTTAAAGAAGTAGAAAATTTCCCCTGTGATGATGATAACCTTACACAATTAAATATCTTCAAATGGAGCAAATTTTTATTTACTACATTGAATCAAAAACTAGTTGCAAATATATTTTTAAAAGATATGATAGAACGTGTAAGTTGGATGCCTTTAGATGAATTTGTATTTCGTCCTGAACTAAGCTAA